In one Sebastes umbrosus isolate fSebUmb1 chromosome 13, fSebUmb1.pri, whole genome shotgun sequence genomic region, the following are encoded:
- the tbl1x gene encoding F-box-like/WD repeat-containing protein TBL1X isoform X2, which translates to MSITSDEVNFLVYRYLQESGFSHSAFTFGIESHISQSNINGTLVPPAALISILQKGLQYVEAEISINEDGTVFDGRPIESLSLIDAVMPDVVQTRQQAFRDKLAQQQAACAMAASTSGNQSIAPKNGEATVNGEENGTHNMNNHSEPMEMDVDVEIPASKATVLRGHESEVFICAWNPVSDLLASGSGDSTARIWNLNENNNSNSTQLVLRHCIREGGQDVPSNKDVTSLDWNSDGTLLATGSYDGFARIWTKDGNLASTLGQHKGPIFALKWNKKGNSILSAGVDKTTIIWDAHTGEAKQQFPFHSAPALDVDWQNNTTFASCSTDMCIHVCRLGSDRPLKTFQGHTNEVNAIKWDPSGMLLASCSDDMTLKIWSMKQESCVHDLQAHSKEIYTIKWSPTGPGTGNPNSNIMLASASFDSTVRLWDVERGVCIHTLTKHQEPVYSVAFSPDGSHLASGSFDKCVHIWNTMTGALVHSFRGTGGIFEVCWNSTGDKVGASASDGSVCVLDLRK; encoded by the exons ATGAGTATTACCAGTGACGAAGTGAACTTCTTGGTCTACAGATACCTCCAAGAATCAG gttTCTCCCACTCAGCATTCACCTTTGGCATCGAGAGCCACATCAGCCAGTCGAACATCAATGGAACACTAGTGCCCCCTGCAGCCCTCATCTCCATCCTGCAGAAAGGGCTCCAGTATGTGGAGGCAGAAATCAGCATCAATGAG GACGGCACGGTCTTCGACGGTCGGCCGATCGAGTCGCTGTCGCTCATTGACGCGGTGATGCCAGACGTGGTGCAGACGCGGCAGCAGGCCTTCCGCGACAAGTTGGCCCAGCAGCAGGCGGCCTGTGCCATGGCGGCTTCGACTTCTGGAAACCAGTCCATCGCACCAAAGAACGGAGAAGCCACTGTCAACGGGGAGGAGAACGGCACTCACAATATGA ATAACCACAGCGAGCCCATGGAGATGGATGTAGATGTGGAGATACCAGCCAGTAAAGCCACGGTGCTGCGAGGCCACGAGTCTGAAGTGTTCATCTGTGCCTGGAACCCTGTCAGCGATCTGCTGGCCTCGGG CTCGGGGGATTCCACCGCCAGGATCTGGAACCTGAACGAGAATAACAACTCCAACTCCACCCAGCTGGTGCTGCGCCACTGTATCCGAGAAGGTGGCCAGGACGTCCCCAGCAACAAAGACGTCACCTCGCTAGACTGGAAT AGCGACGGCACTCTCCTGGCAACGGGCTCGTACGACGGATTTGCAAGGATATGGACGAAGGATG GAAATCTGGCAAGCACCTTGGGACAGCACAAAGGGCCCATATTTGCACTCAAGTGGAACAAGAAGGGGAACTCTATTCTCAGCGCTGGTGTAGATAAG ACGACAATCATTTGGGACGCACACACAGGAGAAGCCAAGCAGCAGTTCCCTTTCCACTCAG CCCCAGCACTGGATGTCGACTGGCAGAACAACACCACCTTTGCCTCCTGCAGCACAGACATGTGCATCCACGTATGTCGCCTTGGCAGCGACCGGCCCCTCAAGACCTTCCAGGGCCACACG AATGAAGTTAACGCCATTAAGTGGGATCCATCGGGTATGCTGCTTGCCTCCTGCTCAGATGACATGACCTTAAAG ATTTGGAGTATGAAGCAGGAGTCCTGCGTCCACGACCTCCAGGCTCACAGTAAAGAGATCTACACTATCAAGTGGAGCCCCACGGGGCCCGGCACGGGCAACCCCAACTCCAACATCATGCTCGCCAG CGCCTCTTTCGACTCGACAGTACGACTGTGGGATGTCGAGCGAGGGGTCTGTATCCACACGCTGACCAAGCACCAGGAACCCGTCTACAGCGTGGCCTTCAGCCCCGACGGCAGTCACCTGGCTAGTGGCTCCTTCGACAAGTGCGTTCACATTTGGAACACCATG ACTGGAGCCTTGGTGCACAGCTTCCGGGGTACTGGTGGTATCTTCGAGGTGTGCTGGAACAGCACTGGGGACAAAGTTGGTGCCAGCGCGTCAGACGGCTCA GTATGTGTTCTTGATCTCCGAAAATAG
- the tbl1x gene encoding F-box-like/WD repeat-containing protein TBL1X isoform X1, which yields MSITSDEVNFLVYRYLQESGFSHSAFTFGIESHISQSNINGTLVPPAALISILQKGLQYVEAEISINEDGTVFDGRPIESLSLIDAVMPDVVQTRQQAFRDKLAQQQAACAMAASTSGNQSIAPKNGEATVNGEENGTHNMMFSDNHSEPMEMDVDVEIPASKATVLRGHESEVFICAWNPVSDLLASGSGDSTARIWNLNENNNSNSTQLVLRHCIREGGQDVPSNKDVTSLDWNSDGTLLATGSYDGFARIWTKDGNLASTLGQHKGPIFALKWNKKGNSILSAGVDKTTIIWDAHTGEAKQQFPFHSAPALDVDWQNNTTFASCSTDMCIHVCRLGSDRPLKTFQGHTNEVNAIKWDPSGMLLASCSDDMTLKIWSMKQESCVHDLQAHSKEIYTIKWSPTGPGTGNPNSNIMLASASFDSTVRLWDVERGVCIHTLTKHQEPVYSVAFSPDGSHLASGSFDKCVHIWNTMTGALVHSFRGTGGIFEVCWNSTGDKVGASASDGSVCVLDLRK from the exons ATGAGTATTACCAGTGACGAAGTGAACTTCTTGGTCTACAGATACCTCCAAGAATCAG gttTCTCCCACTCAGCATTCACCTTTGGCATCGAGAGCCACATCAGCCAGTCGAACATCAATGGAACACTAGTGCCCCCTGCAGCCCTCATCTCCATCCTGCAGAAAGGGCTCCAGTATGTGGAGGCAGAAATCAGCATCAATGAG GACGGCACGGTCTTCGACGGTCGGCCGATCGAGTCGCTGTCGCTCATTGACGCGGTGATGCCAGACGTGGTGCAGACGCGGCAGCAGGCCTTCCGCGACAAGTTGGCCCAGCAGCAGGCGGCCTGTGCCATGGCGGCTTCGACTTCTGGAAACCAGTCCATCGCACCAAAGAACGGAGAAGCCACTGTCAACGGGGAGGAGAACGGCACTCACAATATGA TGTTCTCAGATAACCACAGCGAGCCCATGGAGATGGATGTAGATGTGGAGATACCAGCCAGTAAAGCCACGGTGCTGCGAGGCCACGAGTCTGAAGTGTTCATCTGTGCCTGGAACCCTGTCAGCGATCTGCTGGCCTCGGG CTCGGGGGATTCCACCGCCAGGATCTGGAACCTGAACGAGAATAACAACTCCAACTCCACCCAGCTGGTGCTGCGCCACTGTATCCGAGAAGGTGGCCAGGACGTCCCCAGCAACAAAGACGTCACCTCGCTAGACTGGAAT AGCGACGGCACTCTCCTGGCAACGGGCTCGTACGACGGATTTGCAAGGATATGGACGAAGGATG GAAATCTGGCAAGCACCTTGGGACAGCACAAAGGGCCCATATTTGCACTCAAGTGGAACAAGAAGGGGAACTCTATTCTCAGCGCTGGTGTAGATAAG ACGACAATCATTTGGGACGCACACACAGGAGAAGCCAAGCAGCAGTTCCCTTTCCACTCAG CCCCAGCACTGGATGTCGACTGGCAGAACAACACCACCTTTGCCTCCTGCAGCACAGACATGTGCATCCACGTATGTCGCCTTGGCAGCGACCGGCCCCTCAAGACCTTCCAGGGCCACACG AATGAAGTTAACGCCATTAAGTGGGATCCATCGGGTATGCTGCTTGCCTCCTGCTCAGATGACATGACCTTAAAG ATTTGGAGTATGAAGCAGGAGTCCTGCGTCCACGACCTCCAGGCTCACAGTAAAGAGATCTACACTATCAAGTGGAGCCCCACGGGGCCCGGCACGGGCAACCCCAACTCCAACATCATGCTCGCCAG CGCCTCTTTCGACTCGACAGTACGACTGTGGGATGTCGAGCGAGGGGTCTGTATCCACACGCTGACCAAGCACCAGGAACCCGTCTACAGCGTGGCCTTCAGCCCCGACGGCAGTCACCTGGCTAGTGGCTCCTTCGACAAGTGCGTTCACATTTGGAACACCATG ACTGGAGCCTTGGTGCACAGCTTCCGGGGTACTGGTGGTATCTTCGAGGTGTGCTGGAACAGCACTGGGGACAAAGTTGGTGCCAGCGCGTCAGACGGCTCA GTATGTGTTCTTGATCTCCGAAAATAG